CATGGCTGAGGGAAAACACCCGGAAGTGCACGACCCGGGCGGGTATGAACCGGTAGATGTCGCGCAGGGGCTCCGGCGATGTAAGCCCCGTCACGGGATTAAAAATATTGATTCTTTTTTCTGTCTCCGCCATCGGGTTCAAGGGGCGCGGGTCCTGAGTTGCCTGATCTACCCGAAAGGGCAATCTTTTAAGCGATGCGGGCAGATAGAACCGTATCCGCTCCTCATAGTCTTTACTGCCGGCGAAGGCGGCGCCCCTGGTAATCTGGTCAATGGAAAATTCCGTAGTAAAAGACATTTTCCACTTCACCTCCCGATTGTGGAGTTTCGCCCACTCCTGACCGAGCTTTCTCTTCTTGCTGTCCTTGTCATTTTGCCAACCCTGCACCTCTTGAAACAGGCGCCATTCGTCGAGACGGAGGTACGCATCCAATGCCTCAAGGGGGTTAAAGGGAAAAATAATATTCATGGTGTCGCGGAATATCTCCTGCAGATGCAGATCCAGCGCCCGGGTAGTTCGATGAAAATAGACATTCGTGTAAAGGTTCAACCGGGCATTCAAAAACCGGCTCAAGGTGGAAATGCCGGCCTGATGGAGGGTCAGACCGTCGCCTGTAAAAAATGAGTAATAGCGGAGCCGGGCAATATCCACGATATCCACGGAAAATCCCGTCGTGTAGGCGTCTCTCTGCACATAGTCAAGGTTATCCACGGTGTAAATACCGGAAAAAAGCTGCCGCAACAACTGCAACCACCGGGGCTGCTTGACGCTGCGCTCCGTGGGCAGCTTGATCAGGAAGGCCACTTGCTTCGGGTCCAGGCGCTCGCCGGATGCAAAGGCGCCGCTGGGGCTCCTCATGATCTGACTGATAATCTTCCCGAGTTTTCTCGTAATGATCTGCTGACCCAATACTTCGTGGTTCAGATTATAGGCGTTGAGA
The DNA window shown above is from Deltaproteobacteria bacterium and carries:
- a CDS encoding HD domain-containing protein: MKPLHEYANVYKGMALIADPIYHYVSFTVPTPDFPLEKTEKELIDSPWVQRLRRIFQLQSARWVYPAAEHTRFQHSLGTMHMAGEFGRHLYPSLREVCKDVPSLNHVEELLRIAGLLHDVGHGPYGHFFDDNFLNAYNLNHEVLGQQIITRKLGKIISQIMRSPSGAFASGERLDPKQVAFLIKLPTERSVKQPRWLQLLRQLFSGIYTVDNLDYVQRDAYTTGFSVDIVDIARLRYYSFFTGDGLTLHQAGISTLSRFLNARLNLYTNVYFHRTTRALDLHLQEIFRDTMNIIFPFNPLEALDAYLRLDEWRLFQEVQGWQNDKDSKKRKLGQEWAKLHNREVKWKMSFTTEFSIDQITRGAAFAGSKDYEERIRFYLPASLKRLPFRVDQATQDPRPLNPMAETEKRINIFNPVTGLTSPEPLRDIYRFIPARVVHFRVFSLSHDYDEELTVAAEKTLSTFGEGDKTNI